A region of Gracilinanus agilis isolate LMUSP501 chromosome 3, AgileGrace, whole genome shotgun sequence DNA encodes the following proteins:
- the LOC123243097 gene encoding F-box only protein 44-like: MLGVSKRRFRDPQPTPSVGTMATINELPNNILLELFSLLPARELLLHCRPVCSLWRDLIDLVSLWKRKCQREGFIPKKWGQPVSDWKVFYFLCSLQRNLIRNPCAEEGFEFWTLDVNGGDEWKVEDLPGDHGRVFPNSHVKKYFVTSYYTCLKSQLVDLKAEGYWEELMDRTRPDIVVKDWFAARQDCGCKYQVCVQLLSSGHVPLGTFQPDPVAIQQWSDAKWREVTHTFSNYPPGVRYIWFQHGGVDTHYWAGWYGPRVTNSSITIGPELT; encoded by the exons ATGCTGGGGGTCTCCAAACGGCGTTTTCGAG ATCCCCAGCCCACCCCCAGTGTTGGAACCATGGCTACCATCAACGAGTTGCCAAATAACATCCTCCTGGAATTGTTCTCCCTGCTCCCCGCCCGGGAGCTGCTGCTGCATTGCCGGCCCGTCTGCAGCCTGTGGCGGGACCTCATCGACCTGGTGTCCCTTTGGAAACGCAAGTGCCAGCGAGAGGGCTTCATCCCCAAGAAGTGGGGCCAGCCTGTGTCCGACTGGAAGGTTTTCTACTTCCTCTGCAGCCTCCAGAGGAACCTGATCCGCAACCCCTGTGCTGAAG AGGGATTTGAGTTCTGGACCCTGGATGTGAACGGAGGAGATGAATGGAAGGTGGAAGACTTGCCGGGGGACCACGGGAGGGTGTTCCCCAACTCCCACGTCAAGAAATACTTTGTCACATCTTATTA CACCTGTCTCAAGTCTCAACTAGTGGACCTGAAAGCTGAAGGATACTGGGAAGAGCTAATGGACAGGACCAGGCCAGACATCGTGGTCAAGGACTG GTTTGCTGCCAGACAAGACTGTGGCTGCAAGTATCAGGTCTGTGTACAGCTTCTGTCTTCGGGGCATGTGCCCCTGGGCACCTTCCAGCCAGATCCGGTGGCCATCCAACAGTGGAGTGATGCCAAGTGGAGAGAG gtCACCCACACCTTCTCCAACTACCCACCTGGTGTCCGCTATATCTGGTTTCAGCATGGAGGAGTGGACACACATTACTGGGCTGGTTGGTATGGACCCCGTGTCACCAACAGCAGCATCACCATCGGTCCTGAGCTGACCTGA